A genomic segment from Spongiibacter sp. IMCC21906 encodes:
- a CDS encoding VWA domain-containing protein: MLVQFFLGLKNSGIPVTTRELLDVLEGLQQRLAFMDVDEFYQLARLCMVKDEKYYDRFDLAFARYFSELSDLDDIIEAMIPDDWLRREFMKQLSDEEKAQIKSMGGLDKLIEEFKKRLEEQKGRHAGGNKWIGTGGTSPYGHSGYNPEGIRIGGESMNKKATKVWERRDFKNLDDSVELGTRNIKVALRRLRKFARTGATEELDIGDTISSTAKNAGLLDLKMVPERHNAVKVLLFFDVGGSMDPFIKVCEELFSAARTEFKHMEYFYFHNFIYESVWDNNVRRHMERISLLDVMHKYSSDYKIIFVGDAAMSPYEIAQPGGSVEHWNEESGAVWMKRLKDTYHKVVWINPTPPEEWRWTHSIHMVEEVMDGHMYPMTLAGLEAAMTYLAK, encoded by the coding sequence ATGCTGGTTCAGTTTTTTCTTGGGCTTAAAAATAGCGGCATTCCCGTCACCACTCGGGAGCTGCTGGACGTGCTAGAAGGCCTGCAGCAACGTTTGGCTTTTATGGATGTGGACGAGTTTTATCAACTCGCTCGCCTATGCATGGTCAAGGACGAGAAATACTACGATCGCTTTGACTTGGCCTTTGCGCGTTATTTTAGCGAATTGTCGGATTTAGACGATATTATCGAAGCGATGATTCCCGATGACTGGCTGCGTCGTGAATTTATGAAGCAGCTCAGCGACGAAGAAAAAGCGCAAATAAAGTCTATGGGCGGGCTGGACAAGCTGATAGAAGAATTTAAAAAGCGTCTTGAAGAGCAAAAAGGCCGTCACGCTGGTGGCAACAAATGGATAGGTACCGGCGGCACGTCGCCTTACGGCCATAGCGGATATAACCCTGAAGGAATTCGCATTGGTGGCGAAAGCATGAACAAAAAAGCCACCAAGGTGTGGGAGCGCCGAGACTTTAAAAATTTGGATGACAGCGTCGAGCTGGGCACCCGCAATATTAAAGTGGCGTTGCGTAGATTGCGAAAATTTGCTCGCACTGGTGCGACTGAAGAGTTGGATATTGGTGACACAATTTCGTCCACCGCAAAAAATGCCGGTTTGTTAGATCTGAAAATGGTGCCTGAGCGCCACAACGCCGTTAAGGTTTTGTTGTTCTTTGATGTGGGCGGTTCGATGGACCCCTTCATCAAGGTCTGCGAAGAGTTATTTTCAGCCGCTCGCACCGAGTTTAAGCATATGGAGTATTTTTACTTCCATAACTTTATCTATGAGTCGGTATGGGATAACAATGTTCGCCGTCATATGGAGCGTATCTCCTTACTGGATGTAATGCATAAATACAGCTCTGACTACAAAATTATTTTTGTGGGCGACGCGGCAATGTCGCCCTATGAAATTGCCCAGCCGGGCGGCAGTGTCGAGCATTGGAACGAAGAATCTGGCGCCGTGTGGATGAAGCGTCTGAAAGACACTTACCATAAAGTCGTATGGATAAACCCGACACCACCAGAAGAGTGGCGCTGGACCCACAGTATTCATATGGTTGAAGAGGTCATGGACGGCCACATGTACCCCATGACGTTGGCAGGGTTAGAGGCGGCAATGACGTATCTTGCTAAGTAA
- a CDS encoding YcgN family cysteine cluster protein has product MDEFWRYKKLDQLDRQEWEALCDGCGRCCLHKLEDEDNGDLYYTNVACHLLDTDACRCSNYSHRREIVSDCISLAAEDTQSLEWLPSSCAYRRIADGRGLADWHPLISGNADSVHRAGISIRGRCVSERDDVELIEHIIHWID; this is encoded by the coding sequence ATGGATGAGTTCTGGCGCTATAAAAAATTAGACCAGCTTGACCGCCAGGAGTGGGAAGCGTTGTGCGATGGTTGCGGCAGATGCTGCCTGCACAAGCTGGAAGACGAAGACAATGGTGATCTGTATTACACCAATGTGGCATGCCACCTGCTTGATACTGATGCCTGTCGTTGCAGCAATTATAGCCATCGCCGCGAAATAGTCAGCGATTGCATAAGTTTGGCCGCTGAGGATACGCAGAGTTTAGAATGGCTTCCCAGTAGCTGCGCCTATCGACGCATTGCGGACGGCCGAGGTCTTGCGGACTGGCATCCTTTAATATCAGGAAATGCCGACAGTGTTCATCGGGCAGGCATATCCATACGTGGCCGCTGCGTCTCTGAGCGAGACGACGTTGAATTGATAGAACATATTATTCACTGGATAGATTAA
- a CDS encoding transglycosylase SLT domain-containing protein → MSLQVLPAQAALPLDEARKLYSDAIEHIRRGRISAAENLAPQLKDYALYPYLELELIKSQLNQLSSQTIDTYLQEYGNTIVGQRIRIAWVNLMVRRQDWPGFLRYYTGHGGDDMQCVAIRALRDTGQTQAALAKAGELWKTGHSLPDICDASLYFWNNSLSATEKTQQYWLRAELALEERQYSLAKYLLGKVSADPVYIELISRPSLLYHRHSSLPVNDHSRIIATHSLMRLARIDFDRANDLWHQIDRRLQLNPAQNYVLRDAMARQIIAGDADYARDWLKANDPDYEDPYLTEWRIRLALKDGDWVAIQRLISFLPPELENKADWRYWWARADIILQGEITATTREILKNLAAERGYYSFMAADLLDKPYQLAGQRTLIPALVSEVTQRSAIQRARELHWHEQRYTARLEWANAMLTLNRNEQVAAAQLAQDWGWNHQAIMTAIHAKEWDDLELRFPAPFSDEFKKAAKKRDLDLKWIYAIARQESAFAEDARSPVGARGLMQLMPGTARIIARKMGTTAREADLIVAEKNIAMGSYYLEQLMAQFGNNRILATAAYNAGPNRVERVLLRQEQDYPADIWIENLPYGETREYIKNVLAFSIIYGKKLDMDGPLLAKHERQIGPNVLKTAAKN, encoded by the coding sequence ATGTCACTGCAAGTTTTGCCAGCGCAAGCCGCCCTCCCTTTGGATGAAGCGCGCAAATTATACAGTGACGCCATTGAGCATATAAGACGTGGCAGGATCAGTGCCGCAGAAAATCTTGCGCCTCAGCTCAAAGATTACGCACTTTACCCTTATTTAGAGCTAGAACTGATCAAATCCCAACTCAATCAGCTCTCTAGCCAAACTATCGACACGTATTTACAAGAATACGGCAATACCATTGTCGGCCAACGTATCCGCATTGCCTGGGTTAACTTGATGGTGCGCCGCCAGGATTGGCCAGGATTTTTACGCTACTACACCGGTCACGGTGGTGATGACATGCAATGCGTGGCAATACGCGCACTTCGCGACACCGGTCAGACCCAGGCCGCATTGGCAAAAGCGGGCGAGCTATGGAAAACCGGCCACTCACTGCCCGATATTTGTGATGCCAGCCTGTATTTTTGGAATAACTCCTTATCAGCAACAGAAAAAACCCAACAGTATTGGCTGCGCGCAGAACTGGCCTTAGAAGAACGGCAGTATTCCCTTGCTAAGTACCTATTAGGCAAAGTTTCTGCAGACCCCGTTTATATTGAGCTGATTAGCCGGCCGTCACTGCTATACCACCGTCACTCTTCGCTACCCGTCAATGATCACAGCAGAATCATCGCAACGCACAGTTTAATGCGCTTGGCCCGGATCGATTTTGATCGCGCCAATGATCTTTGGCATCAAATTGATCGCCGTCTGCAACTCAATCCCGCTCAAAATTACGTGCTAAGAGATGCTATGGCCCGGCAAATTATTGCCGGTGATGCTGACTATGCCCGCGATTGGCTTAAAGCCAATGACCCTGACTATGAAGATCCCTACCTCACCGAGTGGCGTATTCGCCTAGCGTTAAAAGATGGTGATTGGGTGGCCATACAGAGATTGATTAGCTTTTTGCCCCCAGAACTCGAAAACAAAGCCGATTGGCGGTATTGGTGGGCCCGCGCCGATATTATTCTGCAGGGCGAAATCACCGCCACAACCCGGGAAATTTTAAAAAATCTAGCGGCCGAACGTGGCTATTACAGCTTTATGGCGGCAGACCTTTTAGACAAGCCCTATCAATTAGCGGGTCAACGAACCTTGATTCCTGCGCTGGTTTCAGAGGTGACCCAACGCAGCGCCATTCAACGGGCCCGGGAACTGCACTGGCATGAGCAACGCTACACAGCCAGGCTGGAGTGGGCCAATGCCATGCTCACCCTAAATCGTAACGAACAAGTCGCCGCAGCGCAGCTGGCTCAAGACTGGGGCTGGAATCATCAAGCAATTATGACTGCCATTCACGCCAAAGAATGGGATGATTTGGAACTGCGCTTTCCGGCACCATTTAGCGATGAATTCAAGAAAGCCGCCAAGAAGCGCGACCTGGATTTAAAGTGGATTTACGCCATAGCTCGACAAGAAAGCGCCTTTGCAGAAGATGCCCGCTCTCCCGTAGGGGCCAGAGGACTTATGCAGCTCATGCCCGGCACCGCCAGAATTATCGCCCGAAAAATGGGCACCACCGCCAGGGAAGCAGACTTGATTGTAGCGGAGAAAAATATCGCCATGGGCAGCTATTATCTAGAGCAATTAATGGCGCAATTCGGCAATAACCGAATATTGGCAACGGCAGCCTATAACGCCGGACCAAACCGAGTAGAACGGGTACTGCTCCGACAAGAACAGGACTATCCCGCCGATATATGGATTGAGAATCTACCTTATGGCGAAACTCGGGAATACATCAAAAACGTTCTCGCGTTCAGTATCATTTACGGTAAAAAGCTTGATATGGACGGCCCGCTGCTTGCCAAGCACGAGCGTCAAATTGGCCCCAATGTGCTAAAAACCGCCGCAAAAAACTAG
- a CDS encoding MOSC domain-containing protein produces MSLLVSALWRYPLKSFQGASHNSLALTARGFENDRRWMVVDERGRFVTQRQLPKMSRFKASLLASELLIENLDTPGQTLTLPLMPAGFRFTASIWGDECEVVDMGDAAASWLREQFAKTLRLCYIPDGVVRQVDQNYAEPGDEVGLADGFPLLICTEASIAALSQAYGQDLDPRRFRANIIISGAQAFEEDRWRRLKINGVEIDLVKPCARCAIPTIDPDTGERERKVFELLKRQCGASGQVLFGQNAIHRSTGILKTGAVVEVMDVA; encoded by the coding sequence GTGAGCTTATTGGTATCGGCGTTGTGGCGCTATCCACTAAAGTCATTTCAGGGTGCGAGTCACAATAGCCTGGCGTTAACCGCCAGAGGTTTTGAAAACGACCGGCGCTGGATGGTGGTGGACGAGCGGGGCCGGTTTGTCACCCAGCGGCAGTTACCTAAGATGAGCCGCTTTAAAGCCAGTTTATTGGCGTCGGAGCTGTTGATAGAGAATTTAGACACGCCAGGTCAAACACTCACGCTACCGTTAATGCCGGCAGGGTTTAGGTTTACTGCTTCGATATGGGGGGATGAGTGTGAGGTGGTGGATATGGGCGATGCGGCAGCATCATGGCTGAGGGAGCAGTTTGCTAAGACATTGCGGCTGTGTTACATCCCCGATGGAGTGGTGCGGCAGGTCGATCAGAATTATGCCGAGCCGGGTGATGAAGTCGGCCTGGCCGATGGATTTCCTCTGTTGATCTGTACTGAAGCATCTATCGCAGCATTGAGTCAGGCCTATGGCCAAGACTTGGATCCACGTCGTTTTAGAGCCAATATTATTATTTCAGGTGCGCAAGCCTTTGAAGAGGATCGCTGGCGGCGCTTGAAAATAAATGGGGTGGAGATCGACCTGGTCAAACCTTGTGCGCGCTGTGCTATTCCCACTATCGATCCGGACACAGGCGAGCGTGAACGCAAGGTGTTTGAGCTGCTTAAACGTCAGTGTGGCGCGAGTGGTCAGGTGTTGTTTGGGCAAAACGCGATCCACCGAAGCACCGGAATCTTAAAAACCGGTGCCGTGGTGGAGGTGATGGATGTGGCGTAA
- a CDS encoding glutaredoxin family protein, with protein sequence MRLLQLLGTSACHLCELAEAVLANQLAQGYEWEVELIDIADNDHLLDQYGEKIPVLRDTVSGKELNWPFDEASVLSFIGACEG encoded by the coding sequence GTGAGACTGCTGCAATTATTGGGAACCTCGGCGTGTCACCTCTGTGAATTAGCAGAGGCGGTGTTGGCTAATCAGTTAGCCCAAGGTTACGAGTGGGAAGTCGAGTTGATAGACATTGCTGATAATGATCATTTGTTAGATCAGTATGGTGAGAAAATTCCGGTATTGCGGGATACGGTGTCGGGCAAGGAGCTGAATTGGCCCTTTGATGAAGCTAGCGTTTTAAGCTTTATTGGAGCTTGCGAAGGGTGA
- a CDS encoding RNA methyltransferase: MSDSENYQQRKAFFAQMLTIYGRKPVLEALQDDAIAVYKLHLASSNREDGQIRKMRELAEKRGVIIEMHDRQALSRISKNGKQDQGAAADLQLSGLKDASELSQQTATGQRQFIALDRITNPQNLGMIIRSVAASGIDGLILPRKGCAALSPLVIKSSAGTLFRAPIFLCDDLSSCLSKLKNDGTRLCALSSHAKQSLLTDNYQGSSVYVLGNETDGVSPAISKLCQQQLSIPMHNGVESLNVAITAALIAFSSAGN; encoded by the coding sequence ATGAGCGACTCGGAAAACTACCAGCAGCGCAAAGCCTTCTTCGCACAGATGCTGACAATATACGGCCGCAAGCCTGTATTAGAAGCACTTCAAGATGACGCAATTGCGGTCTATAAGCTCCATCTGGCTTCCAGTAATCGTGAAGATGGTCAAATCCGGAAAATGCGCGAGCTGGCAGAAAAGCGTGGGGTTATTATTGAAATGCACGATCGGCAAGCCCTGTCGCGCATTTCAAAAAATGGTAAACAGGATCAGGGCGCCGCTGCAGATTTGCAGTTATCCGGTCTTAAAGACGCGAGTGAATTAAGTCAACAAACCGCTACCGGGCAGCGGCAGTTTATTGCCCTTGACCGGATCACCAATCCTCAAAACCTTGGCATGATAATCCGCTCTGTTGCCGCCAGCGGCATTGATGGATTGATTCTGCCCCGTAAAGGCTGTGCAGCGCTGTCACCCTTGGTGATAAAAAGCAGCGCGGGTACCTTGTTTCGAGCCCCCATTTTTCTTTGTGACGATTTAAGCAGTTGCCTGAGCAAACTTAAAAACGACGGCACCCGGCTCTGTGCACTTTCTTCCCACGCCAAGCAATCGCTGCTCACCGATAACTATCAGGGAAGCAGCGTGTATGTGCTGGGAAACGAAACAGATGGAGTCAGTCCAGCAATTAGCAAGCTCTGCCAACAACAGCTCAGCATTCCTATGCACAACGGTGTGGAATCCCTCAATGTCGCCATTACCGCTGCATTGATTGCATTTTCGTCGGCCGGAAATTAA
- a CDS encoding MoxR family ATPase, whose translation MKFTGTDSYVSTDDLSMAVNAAVTLQRPLLIKGEPGTGKTLLAEQVAESLGKRLIQWHIKSTTKAQQGLYEYDAVSRLRDSQLGNDKVHDIANYIKKGKLWEAFNADEQVVLLIDEIDKADIEFPNDLLVELDRMEFFVYETGETIKAKHRPIIIITSNNEKELPDAFLRRCFFHFITFPDRATMEKIVEVHYPGIAQKLVQEALEVFFEVRGIPGLKKKPSTSELIDWLKLLMADDIPEEVLKNRDGSKAIPPLYGALLKNEQDVQLLERLAFMHRRETRV comes from the coding sequence ATGAAATTTACCGGAACCGACTCTTATGTATCCACCGATGACCTCAGTATGGCTGTTAATGCGGCAGTAACACTGCAGCGGCCGTTGTTGATCAAAGGTGAGCCCGGCACCGGCAAAACCCTGCTGGCAGAGCAGGTTGCAGAGTCACTGGGAAAACGTCTCATACAGTGGCATATCAAATCAACTACCAAGGCCCAGCAGGGCTTGTATGAATACGATGCGGTATCTCGCTTGCGAGATTCCCAGCTGGGTAACGACAAGGTTCACGATATTGCCAACTACATCAAAAAGGGCAAGCTCTGGGAGGCTTTTAACGCCGACGAGCAGGTAGTGTTGCTGATTGATGAAATCGACAAGGCCGATATCGAGTTTCCCAACGACTTGCTGGTAGAACTGGATCGGATGGAGTTTTTTGTCTACGAAACCGGTGAGACGATAAAAGCCAAGCACCGCCCCATTATTATTATCACCAGTAATAATGAAAAAGAACTGCCAGATGCGTTTTTGCGCCGCTGCTTCTTTCACTTCATTACGTTTCCCGACCGGGCGACAATGGAAAAAATTGTCGAAGTACACTATCCCGGCATTGCCCAGAAATTGGTGCAGGAAGCGCTGGAAGTGTTCTTTGAGGTGCGGGGCATACCCGGTTTGAAAAAGAAACCGTCTACCTCAGAGCTTATCGACTGGTTGAAGCTGCTGATGGCTGACGATATCCCTGAAGAAGTTCTTAAAAACCGCGATGGCAGTAAAGCGATTCCACCACTGTACGGTGCGTTGTTAAAAAATGAGCAAGACGTGCAGCTGTTAGAGCGTCTGGCCTTTATGCATCGCCGGGAAACACGAGTTTAA
- a CDS encoding universal stress protein, translated as MPNYKKIIVAVDLSEEAEPVMRRAAGMAKHHGAELHLLHVVEHLSMAYGGDIPMDFASIQEQLQEQASDHMATLGDRYGVAADYRHLLTGQADRQIHDLSEELGADLIILGSHGRKGFALLLGSTANSVLHGATCDVLAVRVGKSEE; from the coding sequence ATGCCCAACTACAAAAAAATTATTGTTGCTGTCGATTTGTCTGAAGAAGCAGAGCCGGTCATGCGCCGCGCGGCAGGTATGGCAAAACATCACGGTGCCGAACTCCACCTTCTGCACGTTGTAGAGCACCTCAGCATGGCCTATGGCGGCGATATCCCCATGGACTTCGCCAGTATTCAAGAACAGTTACAAGAGCAAGCCAGTGATCACATGGCCACTTTAGGCGACCGATATGGCGTCGCCGCTGACTACCGTCACTTGTTAACTGGCCAAGCCGATCGACAAATCCATGACCTCAGTGAAGAACTCGGCGCAGACTTAATCATTCTGGGCAGTCATGGCAGAAAAGGCTTTGCCCTGCTGCTGGGGTCGACAGCCAACAGTGTTCTTCACGGTGCCACCTGCGACGTGCTGGCCGTGCGAGTCGGTAAATCAGAAGAGTAG
- the cysK gene encoding cysteine synthase A → MTAPYDDLSLSIGKTPLIKLKRITQHNILIKMESRNPANSVKCRIGASMIWQAEKDGKLKAGMEIVEPTSGNTGIALAFVAAARGYPITLTMPNTMSVERRKVLVALGAKLVLSDGAKGMNGAIAAAEALVAKDPAKYFMPQQFKNPANPAIHEQTTGPEIWQDTNGAIDILVSGVGTGGTISGISRYIKNECGKAITSVAIEPDSSTVIRAAMKGEEPTHGPHKIQGIGAGFLPDTLDLSMVDICEAVSNEEAMQWAHRLMKEEGILAGISSGAAVAVAERMAARPENAGKLVVAILPDSAERYLSSALFEGAFTEIE, encoded by the coding sequence ATGACCGCCCCCTACGACGACCTCAGCCTGAGTATTGGCAAAACACCACTGATCAAACTAAAACGCATTACCCAACACAATATTTTAATCAAAATGGAAAGTCGTAACCCCGCCAATAGTGTTAAATGTCGCATTGGCGCCAGTATGATTTGGCAGGCGGAGAAAGACGGTAAACTCAAAGCGGGTATGGAAATTGTGGAGCCCACCAGTGGCAACACTGGCATTGCTCTAGCCTTTGTTGCGGCCGCCCGCGGCTACCCTATTACGCTAACCATGCCCAATACCATGAGCGTGGAACGCCGCAAAGTACTGGTGGCCTTGGGTGCCAAGCTCGTATTAAGTGACGGTGCCAAAGGTATGAACGGTGCCATTGCCGCCGCCGAAGCTTTGGTTGCCAAAGACCCGGCAAAATACTTTATGCCCCAGCAGTTTAAAAACCCGGCCAATCCGGCCATTCACGAGCAAACCACCGGACCGGAAATCTGGCAGGATACAAATGGTGCCATCGATATTTTGGTCAGTGGTGTTGGCACCGGTGGCACCATTTCTGGAATTTCACGCTATATCAAAAATGAATGCGGTAAAGCCATCACCTCGGTAGCTATCGAGCCCGACTCTTCCACGGTGATTCGCGCGGCAATGAAAGGCGAAGAACCCACCCACGGACCTCATAAAATTCAAGGGATTGGCGCTGGCTTCTTACCTGATACTTTAGATTTATCTATGGTCGATATATGCGAAGCCGTGAGCAACGAAGAAGCCATGCAGTGGGCTCACCGCTTGATGAAAGAAGAAGGTATTTTAGCGGGAATCTCCAGCGGCGCAGCCGTTGCAGTAGCCGAAAGAATGGCTGCCCGCCCAGAGAACGCTGGCAAACTGGTGGTTGCCATATTACCTGATTCCGCAGAACGCTATTTAAGTTCTGCGCTGTTTGAAGGGGCGTTTACCGAAATCGAATAA
- a CDS encoding ammonium transporter — protein MAAPQWGFSQGLSEANTAWMLTSTALVLLMTLPGLALFYGGLVRSKNILSILMQCFSITCLASLLWVMVGYSIAFADGNGFMGSLDKAFLYGVGEDSLSGDIPETVFIMFQMTFAIITPALIIGGFAERIRFSAVMLFSALWLILVYAPITHWVWGGGWLAELGLLDFAGGTVVHITAGVAALVAALVLGKRQGFGQMALPPHNLTMTFTGAGLLWVGWFGFNAGSALAANGDAGMAMLVTHLSAATGCLTWSFIEWVKFGKPSALGAVTGMVAGLGTITPASGYVGPGGAIVIGLSAGFVCFYCTLAMKQVWKIDDSLDVFPVHGVGGILGTFLAGIFASSELGVFSGQGLAEGVSIVQQLKVQLIGIGATFAYTAVVSYLLFKVIDALVGLRVTPDEESEGLDLVGHNEVGYDL, from the coding sequence ATGGCTGCACCGCAATGGGGATTTTCCCAAGGCTTGAGTGAAGCTAATACGGCATGGATGTTAACGTCGACGGCGTTAGTGTTGCTGATGACCTTGCCGGGGCTGGCGCTGTTTTATGGTGGCTTGGTTCGCAGCAAAAATATTCTCAGCATTTTAATGCAGTGTTTCAGCATTACCTGTCTTGCATCTTTACTGTGGGTTATGGTCGGTTACAGTATTGCCTTTGCTGATGGCAATGGGTTTATGGGCTCTTTGGATAAAGCGTTTTTGTACGGCGTTGGCGAAGATTCTCTGAGTGGCGATATTCCTGAAACGGTTTTTATTATGTTTCAAATGACCTTTGCCATTATTACCCCGGCGCTCATTATAGGTGGCTTTGCTGAGCGGATTCGCTTTTCTGCCGTCATGCTGTTTTCTGCATTGTGGTTGATTTTGGTCTATGCGCCAATTACCCATTGGGTGTGGGGCGGTGGCTGGTTGGCCGAGTTAGGCTTGTTGGACTTTGCTGGTGGCACGGTGGTGCACATTACGGCAGGTGTGGCCGCCTTGGTTGCTGCGCTGGTGTTGGGCAAACGGCAAGGGTTTGGACAAATGGCGTTGCCGCCGCACAATTTGACTATGACCTTTACCGGTGCGGGTTTGTTGTGGGTAGGCTGGTTTGGTTTTAACGCGGGTAGTGCGCTTGCCGCCAATGGCGATGCCGGCATGGCGATGCTGGTTACACATTTGTCCGCAGCAACAGGTTGCCTGACCTGGTCGTTTATTGAGTGGGTGAAATTTGGCAAACCGAGTGCGCTTGGCGCCGTAACAGGTATGGTGGCTGGCTTGGGCACCATTACCCCTGCATCGGGTTATGTTGGTCCTGGTGGCGCCATCGTGATTGGTTTGTCTGCTGGCTTTGTGTGCTTTTACTGCACGCTGGCAATGAAGCAGGTTTGGAAAATCGATGATTCTCTCGATGTTTTCCCGGTGCATGGTGTGGGCGGTATTTTGGGCACCTTTTTGGCGGGCATCTTTGCCAGCTCTGAACTGGGCGTGTTTTCAGGCCAAGGCTTGGCCGAGGGCGTGAGCATTGTTCAGCAGCTAAAGGTTCAGCTTATTGGTATTGGAGCCACCTTTGCCTATACCGCGGTGGTGAGCTACCTGTTGTTTAAAGTGATTGATGCTTTAGTCGGTTTACGAGTGACGCCAGACGAAGAAAGCGAAGGTCTGGATTTGGTGGGCCACAACGAAGTGGGTTACGACTTGTAA
- a CDS encoding ATP-binding cassette domain-containing protein: MTLLRATQLQHSIGQQIIFDNAELQLDPGERVCLLGRNGSGKSTLLKVVDGSMQADASDLWRQPGLVVSRMEQTLDFAGENDSVFEVVAGGLSELGAVLSRYHELAASNPSEADLKEMERLQRDIENADGWLFQQRIDSILTKLDLQADAKLNELSGGWRRRVSLARALVSEPDILLLDEPTNHLDIEGILWLEQSVLNFSGCVLFVSHDRALIEKLATRIIELDRGHLISYQCNYPRYLELREQNLKIEAEHNALFDKRLAEEEVWIRQGIKARRTRNEGRVRALEQMRRERSQRRELGGSAKVTVNQADQTGKIVAELKDVSFKIGGKQLVKNLSLLVCRGDKLALLGPNGVGKTTLLKLILGELEADSGSIRSGSKLNVAYFDQLRDRLDEDKRVVDIVGQGSDSVTINGKDRHIMSYLSDFLFTPERARSHFGVLSGGERARVQLACLFSQPANVLVMDEPTNDLDMDTLDLLESLLVEFTGTVLLVSHDRAFVDSVASSCLLFEGNSRISEHVGGYSDVAAYQARLAARSDKAAVEAKPETKAKASAPVAAPKAKKLSYKDQRELDSLPARIDQLEKELAILADQSGQAEFYQQAADVIAAAMAEMSDKQAELDACLERWMELSE; the protein is encoded by the coding sequence ATGACTTTGCTACGCGCAACACAGTTGCAGCACAGTATTGGCCAGCAAATTATTTTTGATAACGCAGAGCTGCAGTTAGACCCCGGTGAGCGGGTTTGTTTGCTAGGCCGAAACGGCTCTGGCAAATCGACTTTACTGAAAGTTGTGGATGGCAGTATGCAGGCCGATGCGAGTGATCTTTGGCGACAGCCGGGACTGGTTGTGAGCCGCATGGAGCAAACACTGGATTTTGCGGGCGAAAATGACAGTGTTTTTGAGGTTGTTGCCGGGGGCTTGTCAGAATTGGGCGCGGTATTGAGCCGTTACCATGAGCTTGCCGCCAGTAATCCTTCTGAGGCGGACCTGAAGGAAATGGAGCGGCTGCAACGGGATATTGAAAATGCCGATGGCTGGTTGTTTCAACAACGCATCGACAGCATTCTCACCAAATTGGACTTGCAGGCAGATGCCAAGCTTAATGAGCTGTCCGGTGGCTGGCGAAGACGGGTCTCATTAGCACGGGCGCTGGTGTCTGAGCCTGATATTTTGCTATTAGACGAGCCCACGAACCATTTAGATATCGAAGGCATACTTTGGCTTGAGCAAAGTGTGTTGAATTTTAGTGGCTGTGTACTGTTTGTGAGCCATGACCGGGCGTTAATCGAAAAACTGGCGACTCGGATTATCGAGTTGGATAGGGGGCATTTAATCAGCTACCAGTGTAACTATCCGCGTTATTTAGAACTGCGTGAGCAAAATTTAAAAATTGAGGCTGAGCACAACGCGCTGTTTGATAAACGCTTGGCCGAAGAAGAAGTGTGGATACGCCAAGGCATTAAAGCCAGACGAACCCGCAATGAGGGTCGTGTCAGGGCGCTGGAGCAAATGCGCCGTGAGCGCTCCCAGCGTCGCGAGCTGGGTGGCAGTGCGAAAGTAACGGTAAACCAGGCCGATCAAACCGGAAAAATTGTCGCAGAACTTAAAGACGTGAGCTTTAAAATAGGCGGCAAACAGCTGGTTAAGAATTTGTCGTTACTGGTTTGTCGTGGCGATAAGTTGGCGCTGCTTGGTCCCAATGGGGTGGGTAAAACCACATTGCTGAAGCTGATTCTTGGCGAGCTTGAGGCCGACAGCGGCAGTATTCGCAGTGGCAGCAAGTTAAATGTGGCGTATTTTGACCAGCTTCGTGATCGCCTTGATGAAGATAAGCGGGTTGTGGATATTGTTGGCCAGGGTAGTGATAGCGTCACTATCAATGGTAAAGATCGCCATATCATGAGTTATTTGAGCGACTTTCTCTTTACCCCAGAGCGGGCCCGTAGCCATTTTGGGGTGTTGTCTGGCGGTGAGCGAGCTAGAGTGCAGCTCGCATGTTTGTTCAGTCAGCCTGCAAACGTATTGGTGATGGATGAACCGACCAACGACCTGGACATGGATACGCTGGATTTACTTGAAAGCCTGTTGGTGGAATTTACCGGCACCGTGTTGTTGGTAAGCCACGATCGAGCCTTTGTCGATAGTGTTGCCAGCAGTTGCTTGCTGTTTGAAGGCAATAGCCGCATTAGTGAACATGTTGGCGGATATAGTGATGTTGCTGCGTATCAAGCGCGTCTTGCCGCACGAAGCGACAAGGCTGCTGTGGAGGCAAAACCCGAAACAAAAGCAAAAGCCAGCGCCCCTGTGGCAGCGCCCAAAGCGAAGAAACTGAGCTACAAAGATCAGCGGGAATTGGACAGCTTGCCTGCCCGTATCGATCAGCTCGAAAAAGAGCTGGCGATATTGGCAGATCAGTCTGGGCAAGCCGAATTTTATCAGCAAGCGGCTGATGTGATTGCCGCAGCCATGGCAGAGATGAGCGATAAGCAAGCTGAGTTGGATGCGTGCCTAGAGCGCTGGATGGAGTTGTCTGAATAA